From a single Ursus arctos isolate Adak ecotype North America unplaced genomic scaffold, UrsArc2.0 scaffold_34, whole genome shotgun sequence genomic region:
- the KIAA1671 gene encoding uncharacterized protein KIAA1671 homolog isoform X3, protein MEYYYCPSLLKLLRYLWDQLKQCFSRRPPEAKDTDTLVQEADSQYGTWTDQRQSGESLAPESPSPDSSALSARKQLPSSRLSSLSSQTEATSVGDQHSCSRDQRSTSVDQSSTDLESTDGMEGLPLPDPCPAKRVDDFSFIDQTSVLDSSALKTRVQLSKRSRRRAPISHSLRRSRVSESESRSPLEEEANNAWMFKDSTEEKSPRREESDEEEEKPSRAERTPTSHPQRMPVFPGMDPAALKAQLHKRPEADSPSEAPGWAPQPKTPKSPFQLGSRVLPSSMEKDDRSEEPSPQWLKELKSKKRQSLYENQA, encoded by the exons GACCAGCTGAAGCAGTGTTTCTCCAGGCGACCCCCCGAGGCCAAGGACACCGACACCCTCGTGCAGGAAGCCGACAGCCAGTATGGGACATGGACAGACCAGCGCCAGAGCGGGGAGAG TCTGGCCCCCGAGTCCCCGTCCCCAGACAGCAGTGCCCTGTCGGCCCGGAAGCAGCTCCCCAGCAGCCGCTTGTCCTCACTGTCCTCCCAAACGGAGGCCACCTCGGTCGGGGACCAGCACAGCTGCTCCAGGGACCAGAGGAGCACCAGCGTGGACCAGTCCAGCACCGATTTGGAATCCACTGATGGAATGGAGGGGCTGCCCCTGCCAGACCCCTGCCCCGCGAAGAGGGTGGACGACTTCTCCTTCATTGAT CAAACCTCAGTCCTCGACTCAAGTGCCCTCAAGACCCGGGTGCAGCTGAGCAAGAGAAGCCGCCGCCGGGCTcccatctcccactccctccgGCGCAGCCGAGTCAGTGAGTCGGAGAGCAGGTCTCCTTTGGAGGAGGAGGCCAACAACGCGTGGATGTTCAAGGACTCAACAG AGGAGAAATCTCCCAGGAGGGAAGAGtcagatgaggaggaggagaagccctCCAGGGCCGAGAGGACCCCCACCAGCCATCCGCAGAGGATGCCTGTGTTTCCAGGCATGGACCCGGCAGCGCTGAAG gctCAGCTGCACAAGAGGCCGGAGGCGGACAGTCCCAGTGAGGCCCCAGGCTGGGCCCCCCAGCCCAAGACCCCCAAGTCCCCGTTCCAGCTGGGCAGTCGCGTGCTGCCCTCCAGCATGGAGAAGGATGACAG GTCGGAGGAGCCCTCTCCCCAGTGGTTAAAGGAGCTAAAATCCAAGAAGAGGCAAAGCCTGTATGAGAACCAAGCTTGA
- the CRYBB3 gene encoding beta-crystallin B3 has translation MAEQHGGPEQAAAGKSHGGLGGSYKVIVYEMENFQGKRCELSAECPNLTESLLEKVGSIQVESGPWLAFERRAFRGEQFVLEKGDYPRWDAWSNSHHSDSLLSLRPLHIDGPDHKLHLFENPAFSGRKMEIVDDDVPSLWAHGFQDRVASIRAINGTWVGYEFPGYRGRQYVFERGEYRHWNEWDANQPQLQSVRRIRDQKWHKRGCFLSS, from the exons ATGGCGGAACAGCACGGAGGGCCAGAGCAGGCTGCCGCTGGCAAGAGCCATGGAGGCCTTGGGGGCAGCTACAAG GTGATCGTGTACGAAATGGAGAACTTCCAGGGCAAGCGGTGCGAGCTCTCGGCCGAGTGCCCCAACCTGACAGAGAGCCTGCTGGAGAAGGTGGGCTCCATCCAGGTGGAGTCTGGGCC GTGGCTGGCGTTCGAGCGCAGAGCCTTTCGCGGGGAGCAGTTTGTCCTGGAGAAGGGGGATTACCCTCGCTGGGATGCCTGGTCCAACAGCCACCACAGTGACAGCCTCCTGTCCCTCCGGCCTCTGCACATC GATGGCCCAGATCACAAGCTGCACCTGTTTGAGAACCCAGCCTTCAGTGGCCGCAAGATGGAAATAGTGGATGACGACGTGCCCAGCCTCTGGGCTCATGGCTTCCAAGACCGTGTGGCGAGCATCCGGGCCATCAACGGAAC GTGGGTTGGCTATGAGTTCCCCGGCTACCGCGGGCGCCAGTACGTGTTCGAGCGGGGCGAGTACCGCCACTGGAACGAGTGGGACGCTAACCAGCCGCAGCTGCAGTCCGTGCGCCGCATCCGGGACCAGAAGTGGCACAAGCGAGGCTGCTTCCTCAGCAGCTGA